Proteins from a genomic interval of Oncorhynchus clarkii lewisi isolate Uvic-CL-2024 chromosome 15, UVic_Ocla_1.0, whole genome shotgun sequence:
- the LOC139366713 gene encoding class E basic helix-loop-helix protein 22-like, which yields MDRRMNLNGPGDIFHKTLSAVSNKKMDSFRSAAGVDLPGSRDHQSPISCFDQTDSDPIQPGGLAGGRGGPLGLPTGSLCVKFGESSNRTSAAESSGGEQSPDDDSDGRCEMVLLADGRTVAAGKPEGGKKNKEQKTLRLNINARERRRMHDLNDALDELRSVIPYAHSPSVRKLSKIATLLLAKNYILMQAQALEEMRRLVAYLNQGQAISAASIPATTALAAPGLPGLSAGISAYDQPPVYPFATGLAGSSCPDKCVLFNNVTSSLFKQCTDKP from the coding sequence ATGGACAGGAGAATGAACTTGAACGGACCAGGAGATATTTTCCACAAAACTCTCAGCGCGGTCTCCAACAAAAAGATGGACTCCTTCAGGTCGGCGGCTGGTGTTGACCTGCCGGGGTCCAGGGACCACCAGTCACCCATCAGCTGTTTTGATCAGACCGACTCGGACCCGATTCAACCcggtggactggctgggggtcGAGGGGGGCCACTGGGTCTGCCTACCGGATCTTTGTGCGTCAAATTCGGAGAGAGCAGCAACAGGACCTCGGCAGCAGAGAGCAGTGGCGGGGAGCAGAGCCCGGACGATGACAGCGACGGCAGATGTGAGATGGTTCTCCTGGCCGACGGGAGAACTGTGGCCGCCGGTAAACCGGAGGGAGGTAAGAAAAACAAAGAGCAGAAAACACTCAGACTAAACATCAATGCGCGGGAGAGACGGAGGATGCACGACCTGAACGACGCGCTGGATGAGTTGCGCTCTGTCATCCCGTACGCACACAGCCCCTCCGTCCGGAAACTCTCCAAAATCGCCACTTTGCTGCTCGCCAAAAACTACATCCTCATGCAGGCGCAGGCtctggaggagatgaggaggctGGTGGCCTATCTGAACCAGGGCCAGGCCATCTCAGCGGCGTCCATACCCGCCACCACGGCCCTTGCTGCTCCGGGTCTACCAGGTCTGAGTGCGGGGATAAGTGCGTACGACCAGCCGCCTGTTTACCCCTTCGCCACCGGATTGGCCGGGTCATCCTGCCCCGACAAATGTGTCCTTTTCAACAACGTCACCTCGAGCCTGTTTAAACAATGCACTGACAAGCCTTAG